The genomic DNA CTCGAAGCACTGGACGATGCTGTTCAtggtttctctttttcgctgcttcttcaacccCATCGGTATCCCAGACAAGGTTAAAAATGTCAACAATAAAATATCAAGAATCATCGACGACAGATCTGCAAACCCCAAGAAACAATAAAATTTAGAGCTGAGCCTTACTGTTACAATTAGGTCACCAATGTCGAGCCAGCGGGTGATAAGTGAGTCAACAGGCCTTTACAAATTGTCTATtgtcaacaagcaaaagaacAGCACAggttctgaagaagaaatcacTGAGCCAACTAAACCGGAGACTCCAAAAAAGGGCCTGCCCCTATCTTCGCCTGTCAGAAAAGGATCCAAACTTGAATCGTCTCCTACTAGAGGTGGAAAAGTCGAATCAGATGAGCCGGGAAGCTTCTCTGAGAGCTTACTATATGAGCTAGCGGCAAAGAGAAGACAAGTCGTTGAGCTTAAGCAACAGTTGCAGCACGCAGAAAAAGAATTGGAAACTCTAGAACAGAAATGCAAAAGGATCGGACAGGCAGAGAAAACGCCAGGCTCGCCCGAGAGACTACACGAAATTACTGCAAAACTGCAAGATACGTGGAGAGGCGTCAACAGCAGCCCCACGGTGCTCAAAAGCAAGCAAAGTATAAgtaacttcttcaacgccaAGGACCAAGCGTTCGAAGCAGAAAACCCTCAACCACTTCCAACAAACACAAAATCCTCTTACTCCCAAATGATGGCGAGCAAACTACAAAACATAAGAAATCAGCAGACGCAATcaccatttttgaagaagctcgtAAGCAAGTGGCAAGACTTCAGCGTCAACGAGgcagaagaggaagagtttGATAATGGACGGCCAACCGACAAATACTACATCAAGAGCAAGCTGGACTacgatgacgacgaagagatTTCAAGTGAAAGTGAACTCGAAATGGACAAGGCATCAACCGCTACTGATCTTGACGGGGGCCCTGTTGTATCTACATTCAAGAGAtagaaaaccaaaattcaaaaaaaaagtcgTATCTTTGATAGATTAAGTTTTATCAATGTTTCTTAGAATTTACACACATCCAGACAAAGATCATTACCTGCTGAAAGTATGAGCAACAAATGCTTGGGTAGCCTTTAGGGCTTCGTATTTGACTTTTGAGTCTGGGTGGTTTAGCAGTTCCATGATCAACACTTTACCGTTCAACTTGGCCAGCACATCCACGCTCTCGGGCAATAACTCGACTACGTGGGTGATGTCGCTCAAAGCCACCTGTATAGTGGTTTTTGCAGAAGCTTCGTTGTTTGGAGAAGCCAGGATTgcaacaagcttcttgaaaagcttccagtCTTGttccttgaacttgtcaacGTTTTCAGCCCAGAAGCCATTGTCGACATGTGGAGGGGACCATACTAGAAGTTTGGAGTCCAACTCCGCTTCGTACTCGTCGAAGGAGGTCAATTCTTGGTAGGTTTGTTCCAGGAGCTCCTTCAAAGTAGCCAAGTCTTGACGAAGTTCATCGTCGGAGTATTTTCTCTCGCTCAAAGACTGCAAAATGGGCAAAGCGTTACCCAAGAGAAGCAGCTGGCGGATGAGGGCCTTGTGACCCTTGACGTGGGGGGAAACGCAATTCAAAATGGTGGCAATACACAACCTTGAGAGCTTTTCCTTGATCGTAACCTTGACCAGCTTCagcaagttgagaaagtcACTGAGATACTTGGAGGCCAATTCCGAGGCAATTTCGTGGTCGAAAGTTAGTAGCCATAATGTCAATAGAGAATAGTACTGAATTTGAATGCCCaagttgttgctgttggtgGGCACCGCTCTGTTGGCAGCGTTGGAGTCAAGAGCCCTGTTCACAACGCTGAAAAGCGTAGGTACAAAAGAGGCCTGGGCAGTCCACACGACACGTCTGTACTCTTTGACAGAGCACATTTCCTGTAGCAGACGGATGCAAACGTAGCTGGTGTCCATGTGGTCCAAGTTCTGCAAGACAGCATTAAAGCGGGGgtgctgcagcagcttggaGACAAGATCCGTGTTTCTGAGCTCGGGCTGGATCAGCAACGAGACGATGTTGAACCCCGAAAGTAGCACGGTCTGGTCGTCGCCGGTGAGCGAGGCGTTGAAGAGATCCACGACGGCCTTGGGGTTCTTGCTGAAGTACTCAATGGTGGTGTCTGCGTATTCCTCGGAAGAGAGCAGTTCCGCGACAAGGTTGTGCACCGCCTTCTGCACGTCCACGTTGTGCGCGGTCTCCAGGAGGTGGATGGCGGAGGGCACGCACTCGCTGGCCGAAATCTGCACGCCAGTGTGCTTGATGAGCGCgctctcaagtttcttggCCACCGCTGCATCGGGGCCGCTGATCTCGGCGGACCTGGCCAATGCGTCCCATGCGACGGAACGCGATCTTACGGCGCTGCGAATGTCGCTGAAATGGGTGCTatccagcagcagcttgctATGCTCCTGAACCGTCATGCTTAGAGTGCTAGAACGTATGTGAAGAGGCTGGCTAGAGAACTCAATTCTATGTTCCAAAATAGATGTCTTGGTAGGTTCTCACGATTACATAGACACACCACTACCACCCTTACTGATATTGCAAATTTTGGCCAGCTCGTGAAGAATGGCCGGGTAACACCTGGAAATTCTGAGAAGCGTCGCGGTCGCGGGAAGCTAGCGCGCGGCCGACGCCTTGAGCGGCTGTTGTTGGTCTACGCAGCGGTTGAGACTGCT from Lachancea thermotolerans CBS 6340 chromosome F complete sequence includes the following:
- the ACF4 gene encoding Acf4p (weakly similar to uniprot|P47129 Saccharomyces cerevisiae YJR083C ACF4 Protein of unknown function computational analysis of large-scale protein-protein interaction data suggests a possible role in actin cytoskeleton organization potential Cdc28p substrate), giving the protein MSSQRVISESTGLYKLSIVNKQKNSTGSEEEITEPTKPETPKKGLPLSSPVRKGSKLESSPTRGGKVESDEPGSFSESLLYELAAKRRQVVELKQQLQHAEKELETLEQKCKRIGQAEKTPGSPERLHEITAKLQDTWRGVNSSPTVLKSKQSISNFFNAKDQAFEAENPQPLPTNTKSSYSQMMASKLQNIRNQQTQSPFLKKLVSKWQDFSVNEAEEEEFDNGRPTDKYYIKSKLDYDDDEEISSESELEMDKASTATDLDGGPVVSTFKR
- the VMA13 gene encoding H(+)-transporting V1 sector ATPase subunit H (similar to uniprot|P41807 Saccharomyces cerevisiae YPR036W VMA13 vacuolar ATPase V1 domain subunit H (54 kDa)); translation: MTVQEHSKLLLDSTHFSDIRSAVRSRSVAWDALARSAEISGPDAAVAKKLESALIKHTGVQISASECVPSAIHLLETAHNVDVQKAVHNLVAELLSSEEYADTTIEYFSKNPKAVVDLFNASLTGDDQTVLLSGFNIVSLLIQPELRNTDLVSKLLQHPRFNAVLQNLDHMDTSYVCIRLLQEMCSVKEYRRVVWTAQASFVPTLFSVVNRALDSNAANRAVPTNSNNLGIQIQYYSLLTLWLLTFDHEIASELASKYLSDFLNLLKLVKVTIKEKLSRLCIATILNCVSPHVKGHKALIRQLLLLGNALPILQSLSERKYSDDELRQDLATLKELLEQTYQELTSFDEYEAELDSKLLVWSPPHVDNGFWAENVDKFKEQDWKLFKKLVAILASPNNEASAKTTIQVALSDITHVVELLPESVDVLAKLNGKVLIMELLNHPDSKVKYEALKATQAFVAHTFSR